The Pseudomonas bijieensis DNA window GGAAATAGCATGAAACAGCATCGGTTGGCGGCGGCGGTGGCCCTGGTTGGCCTGGTACTCGCGGGTTGCGACTCGCAGACCAGCGTAGAGCTGAAGACCCCGGCGCAGAAAGCTTCCTACGGTATTGGCCTGAACATGGGCAAGAGCCTGGCTCAGGAAGGTATGGACGACCTGGACTCCAAAGCGGTCGCCCAGGGCATCGAAGATGCCGTCGGCAAGAAAGAACAGAAGCTCAAGGACGAAGAACTGGTCGAAGCCTTTGCCGCACTGCAAAAGCGTGCCGAAGAGCGCATGGCCAAGATGAGCGAAGAGTCGGCTGCTGCCGGCAAGAAGTTCCTTGAAGAAAACGGCAAGAAAGCCGGTGTCACCACCACCGCTTCCGGCCTGCAGTACGAAGTGGTCAAGAAAGCCGACGGTCCACAGCCTAAGCCGACTGACGTCGTGACTGTTCACTACACCGGCAAGCTGACCAACGGCACCGTATTCGACAGCTCCGTTGAACGTGGCAGCCCGATTGACCTGCCGGTCAGCGGCGTGATCCCGGGTTGGGTCGAAGGCCTGCAACTGATGCACGTCGGCGAGAAGTACAAGCTGTACATCCCGAGCGACCTGGCCTACGGCGCCCAGAGCCCGAGCCCGGCTATTCCGGCCAATTCGGTCCTGGTGTTCGACCTGGAACTGCTGGCGATCAAGGATCCGGCAAAAGAAGACGCAGCCAAGTAATCGCGTCTGCTATAACGACAACGCCTCGCTTATGCGGGGCGTTGTCGCATCTGGGCTGCGGCAAATGGCAAAAAAACCGAACGCACGATGCAGGCTGCAGTCATAGGCAATACAGGCGCTGGGCTAGACGCAGTCAGCCGGTCAAGTCAATGAAATATTGGGTTTTTTTATGTGAGTAAAAAACGCCCGATCTAAGCCGGGGCCTTATGAAACGGGGGCTTCAGCGCGGAAATGCAGCTCTGTTCACAAGGTTATCCACAATTTGTGTGGATAACATTTCAGTGGGAGAAAAAATGAAGGCCCCGTGGAATTTTGCGCGATTTCTGCCCTTGGCAGGCCGCCTGCTGGCCCGCGGTCGATTGCCGACATTGCTGTTTGCCGTCGCCAGCAAAGGTGCCCGGGAGGGCGGGCGGTTGGGCAAACTCAAGGAGGACCTGCGTCTGCTGCAGGCCCTGTGCCTGGCCTACTGGCGGGGCGAATACCGCGCTGTCAGTGCCAAGTCGATGTTGTCGGTGGTGGCAGGGCTCATGTACTTCCTCAGTCCCCTGGACGCGATTCCGGATATCTTGCCGATGTTTGGCATGTTCGACGATATCGCGGTGCTGGCATGGGTCATGAAAACCCTCGACGTTGAACTCGAGGCTTTCCGCGCCTGGCGCTATCGACAATCCCCCGAGAAGCTGGCCCAGGTCGAAAGGCTTCCCGATACCCCGGAACAACTCCAAAGCCAGAAAAAGACCTGATTCGCTAGCAATTGCCCCTGAGAATTCATCGCACCGCGACCTTAGCCGGTATTAGGATTACACTTCCAAGGAAAAAGGCTGACTCGCTAAGTGTTGTTGTCCTACGGGGTAGACATGGATATTCAAA harbors:
- a CDS encoding FKBP-type peptidyl-prolyl cis-trans isomerase, giving the protein MKQHRLAAAVALVGLVLAGCDSQTSVELKTPAQKASYGIGLNMGKSLAQEGMDDLDSKAVAQGIEDAVGKKEQKLKDEELVEAFAALQKRAEERMAKMSEESAAAGKKFLEENGKKAGVTTTASGLQYEVVKKADGPQPKPTDVVTVHYTGKLTNGTVFDSSVERGSPIDLPVSGVIPGWVEGLQLMHVGEKYKLYIPSDLAYGAQSPSPAIPANSVLVFDLELLAIKDPAKEDAAK
- a CDS encoding YkvA family protein, encoding MKAPWNFARFLPLAGRLLARGRLPTLLFAVASKGAREGGRLGKLKEDLRLLQALCLAYWRGEYRAVSAKSMLSVVAGLMYFLSPLDAIPDILPMFGMFDDIAVLAWVMKTLDVELEAFRAWRYRQSPEKLAQVERLPDTPEQLQSQKKT